The segment CTTCATAGATTATAAGCATATATGTcataatgtaaatgtatatatatatatatatatatatatatatatatatatatatatacatatatatatgtataattagatataaacaaaacaagtggataaagaaataatatagtgTGCAAGTAatttcgaattaaaaattatccagtattatatatgattggttaaaaattcataaaatttgtcatttgATGTGACATGCTTACATAACAATTCTTGCAATCTTTTtcacattaaaaaatctacTTGCCATTTCCAATCATTGTTAAACCAAAAATACCTTCTTCTAcagtaaaatttctattatctaTTGTGAAGAAATCTGTATGATTCGGTTTCATGTAACTAGATTCAATTCTGTTGAATTTGGATGTTTTTggattgtatattattatgccATAACCTTCCGAGTCAGTAATGTATACCTGAACCATGAtttgatatttacatataatatattaaatatattgaatacatataacatattgaataaatttcagGATATGacgtatgaataataattgcactaacataaaataaagaatatacatatgctaCATGTTAAAGATGcgatatttaagaaattactaACAGTAGCAGTTGCTATCTCATAACAATTTGCAGCATCAACGAAAGGTGTCATCAAAAatccattattatttttgtcattagcGATCTCAGATGGaatgataatatttctaatcagTTTATCAGTTGTTAAGTCAAAAACTAATAATCGCGCAGGGCAAACTTCGTCTCGATCCCTGAATTTGCCAGAATGTACAACGAAGAggtaattacatttaatctgtgataaaaataaaaattttttcaagtattatGTCATAtagggaaattttttttcaactattaTTGAATGATTATACAGGGCTAACTCTCATCATGTTGATGCGAGTTTAAATACAGATGGCacaattatttcaatgtaaCAGCTGAatgtaaagtataatatatgtaaaatgttgtTTAAAAAGGTATTAACACTTACAGTGATTCGATAAAAACCCGTGAGGCATTCATTAGTGTTCCACCAATTCCAATTTGGATATGGATAAAAAAGTGGGCCACCCATTCCTGTTTCATTACTTACCGTCATCAGGCCAACTGGTGAACCCTTGGTTTTATATCCAGCAATAAGTACCCTACCATCTACGAGAATTTTGTTCATAATAAAACTTGTTCTTtgtaaatagagaaaaagtaatataataatataatataatataaatcatggTAACTTGCACTCCATTTCAAAATACACTTATTGCGAACATTttgttataacaataaaattataacagtcagttatattttttataaaatgagtTAAGGAAACTTTTGAcgatattaagaataaaatataaaaataaaatataacttaaatatttgtttaacagACACCAATAAAACAATAGAATATAGAATgccatttgaatatattaattattacttgatcttatttattttttaaaattaaaaaaaatttttacacttatcaaatgttttttgcatttattccACATTGCTCTAGTCTATCACACAGATTTGTATCATTGTTGCacaactgtaatttttttctgtatattgaTCTTGAGTTCGTTAAAATGCAGTAAAAAAGATTACAGTTATATCAGTAATATGATAACAACAATGGGAACCTGTGTGATAGAACAATGTAAAATAGATGCAAAGgacatttcataatatatgaaaagttgttttttttaattttaaaaattgaagttcAAGTAATATGCTcaaatgacattttatattctattgtcATCTGACaagaagtaaatatttatataatattttattttttatttcattttgaaaattatcagaTTTCTATAACTCATACtatataaaagcaatattgatatatatactgtatacagaataattctgaattatatatatatatatatatatacatatatatatacatatataattatatatatatatacatatataatttttatatataatagttcaAAGCAAGAATGTAGaatccaaaataaaaaaaatattacatcagtACAGATCCCTctagttttactttttaaattataataaattaaaaagtgtatctaaaaacattttgaactATTTCTTCATGTAAGAGTAGCAAATTAATGACAACAAAgtgcaaaattttacataatttttattacttatgatTGAAGGAAACTAtagtatgtattaataataattatcaatctgTAGCGTGTATTAAAACggaaaacaattatttcattctctttaacatgttatattataatttgaaaaaaaaagacagttatatatatatatatatatatatatatgtgttttagGTGTAtgcgcatatatgtataaatccaatataaatcaagataagagataagtattaaaattataaatttttgtgtgtaaaaatgtttgtgtttttatacaaaattattgttaatttctcAAATAGTCATAGATTACCTGGTGCCTTGTCTACATCGTGTAGGATGCCTACGCCAGCTTTATAATCGCCGGACTTGATCA is part of the Anoplolepis gracilipes chromosome 2, ASM4749672v1, whole genome shotgun sequence genome and harbors:
- the LOC140674376 gene encoding major royal jelly protein 3-like, with product MKNILFVTSILSIAIISFALVEINYKYKIKYIDYVWLSKEQKDEMIKSGDYKAGVGILHDVDKAPDGRVLIAGYKTKGSPVGLMTVSNETGMGGPLFYPYPNWNWWNTNECLTGFYRITIKCNYLFVVHSGKFRDRDEVCPARLLVFDLTTDKLIRNIIIPSEIANDKNNNGFLMTPFVDAANCYEIATATVYITDSEGYGIIIYNPKTSKFNRIESSYMKPNHTDFFTIDNRNFTVEEGIFGLTMIGNELYYACTSGKSIYKMDKSDLQCIKNISQADKKTKIVATLSGQVDVLASKENALFFVNIPEGSILCADSSKEINSTNMEILAQDPINLILQCTLKVPGDELIGMANNYQDFVMDRQNINKTNFVIFIINIKDIRKNTKCFGSSKEKNY